The following nucleotide sequence is from Mesorhizobium sp. J8.
TTCTGGTCGGCATGGTCGGCCCGCAATCGCCGCATCTGTTCCCCGTCGCCGCCGCGACGGTGCTGCTGGCGCTGATCTCCAAATTCGTCGGCGGGCGCTGGCCGGCGCTGCCGGCAACGCCTGGCGAGGCAGAACATGCCGCCGCCGCGAGACCGGTCAGGCGCCTCGGCCCGCTGGCGCTGTTCCGACTGGCGCCGGTGACGGTCGTGGCGATCTTCCAGGGCGGCATCACCAACATGAACATCTTCGTGCTGACGCCTATCTACGGCACCCAGATCGGTCTGCCGGCGGCGACGACGGTCGGACTGGTCACGACCATCAGCATCGCCGGCATGTTGGCGCAGACGCCTGTCGGCTGGCTGTCGGACCGGTTCGAACGGCGCATCATCCTGCTTGTCCAGGGCATCCTGTCGGTCGCGCTCTGCGCCGCGATCGCCTGGGTCGGCAATTCTTCGGTGCCGCTGCTCTTTGTTCTGTTCTTCATCTATGGTTGCACGGCGCTCACCGTCTATCCCGTGGCCATGGCCTTCGGCGCCTCGCAATTGCACAGCCGGCACATGGTCGGCGCTTCCGGCACGCTGCTCCTGCTCTATTCGATAGGCAATGTCGCAACGCCCGGGATTTCGGCCGGCCTGATGGAGCATATGGGCGCGCCGGCCATGTTCCTGCTTCTGGGCGGCGGCGCCGTGCTGGTGACACTCGCTGCCTGCTACAATCTGTTGCGCCGTCCAGTCACCGTGGCGACCCTGCAGGCGATCGAGGAGCGGGTCTGATGACCGATCAAGCCAAGAACCGCCTGCAAGACAGCGTCATCCTGATCGCCGGAGCGGCGAGCGGCATTGGCGCCGCGATCGCTCGCCGCTGCGTCGCCGAAGGCGCAAAGGTTGTCTGCGCCGACTACGATCTGGAGCCGGTGACGAAGCTTGCCGAAGCGCTCGGACCTTCCGCCGCTGCTTGCCAGTGCGACGTGACGAAGATCGACTTCGCCAGATCGGCGGTTGAATTCGCGGAGCAAAAATTCGGCCGCCTCCACGGGCTCGTGCACAATGCCGCGGCGCCCTCGACCAGCGCCACCGTTGTCGATCTCGACGAAAGCGCCTGGCGACACGAGATCGATGTCGGCCTGACCGGTGCCTTCCTGATGAGCAAATTCGCCGTGCCGCTGATTGCGGCGAGCGGCGGCGGTTCGGTCGTCTTCATCGGCTCGCAATTCGGCCGCGTCGCCACCTCCCGCGCCGTCGCCTACTGCGCCGCCAAGGCCGGCCTGATCCACCTTGCCAAAGCGATGGCCGTCGACCACGCGCCCGACAAGATCCGCGTCAACAGCCTGTCGCCCGGCGCGGTGGCGACGACACGCCTGTTGCGCCGGTTCGCCGATTATGAGGCGGCCAATGCAGGCCTCGGGCCTGCGCACCTGCTCGGCCGCATCGCCGAGCCCGACGAGATCGCCGCGGCAGCGGCTTTCCTGCTTTCCTCCGACGCTTCCTTCGTCACCGGATCCGACATGCTCGTGGACGGCGGCTATGCGACGCGTTGAGCCCGAAACCTCACTTCCGAAGGAGCTCCTATGACTCTCCTCGTCACCGGCGGCACCGGCTTTGTCATGAGCGTGGTCGCCCGCGCATGGCTCGATCGCGACCCTCTGGCCCGCGCCGTCATCCTCGACCGCTCCGGCCTGGACGCGGCCGCCGAAAAGCATTTCGCTCCGGTGCGCGACCGGCTCACGGTGATATCCGCCGACATCCTCGACCCGAAGGCCTGGTCCGACGTGCTCGACGAGCAAGGCATCACGGCGATCGTCCATGGCGCGACGATCACGCCGATCTCGCGCGGCAGCGCATCGGAGGCAAAGCGCCAGCCGGAGGCCGAGGACCCGTCCCGCATCGTCGACGTCAATCTGATGGGCACCGTGCGGATGCTGGACTGGGCGCGCACAAGACCGGGTATCAAGCGCTTCATCTATGTCAGCTCCGGCTCCGTCTACCGCCATAACGGCCCAGACTGGAGCGGTGAACCGCTGCCCGAAGACGGCTATGTCGCGCCGCTGACGCTCTACGGCATCTCGAAATTCGCTTCCGAGATGGTCACCAACCGCTATGCCGACCTGTTCGGCCTTTCGGCGGTCTCGGTTCGGCTTGCCTCGGTCTACGGTCCCATGGACCGCGCCACCGAGAGCCGCAATTTTCGCCATGTTCCCAACCGCGTCGCGCATATGGCGTTGGCCGGTGAGACGATCCGGCCGAACAGCCTGGAACCGGTGGGCGACTATGTCGCCTCGACCGACGTCGCCGCCGCGATCCTCGCGCTGATCGATGCTCGGCACCTCAATTACCGCCACTACAACATCGGCTCCGGTTCCAGCCAGACCATCGGCGACATCATCGGCTGGGCAGCCGAACGCGTGCCGGGACTGAAGGCCGAGGTGACGCCGGGCGAAGATGCCAATATCGTTCAGGATGTGGCGCTGAAAGGCGGCATGTGGGGCGCCTATGACATCGCCCGCATCATGCGCGACACCGCATGGCGGCCGCGCCCGGGCAAGGAAGCCTTCCACGCCTACATGGACTGGATTGCCGCCAACGAAAGCTGACCCAAGCCGAGCCGAAGGAGGACGAGAGATGCCGATCGATCCGCAGCAATTGTCGCAGCCGCGCGACTTTGTCGGCTACGGCCCGAATCCGCCCTTCGTCGCCTGGCCGGGCGGCGTCAAGCTCGCCATCAACCTCGTGCTCAACTACGAGGAAGGGTCGGAGTACAACTGGCTGGAAGATGGCCGCAACGACAATTGGGGCGAATACAATCTGACCGGCAGCATGCCGGTGCGCGATCTCGGCACCGAGACGCATTATGAATATGGCAGCCGCGCCGGCGTCTGGCGCCTGGCCAGGTTGTTCGACCGCTACGACATTCCGGTCACCTTTTCCGCCTGCGCCGTGGCGCTCGAACGCAACCCGCCTTTGGTCGAGTGGATGAAGGCGCGACGGCACGACCTGATGGGCCACGGCCTGCGCTGGATCGACTACACGACGATGGAGCGAGCTGAAGAAGAGCGCCATCTGCACGAAGCGATCGCGCTTTACGAGAAGCTGCTCGGCAAACGGCCGCTCGGCTGGAATTGCCGCTCGCTGCCCAGCGTCAACACGCGTGATCTCCTGGTCGAGGAAGGCGGCTTCCTCTACCACTCCGATCCCTGCAACGACGACCTGCCCTATTTCCTCGATCACCGAGGTACCGAGATCCTGGTCGTCCCCTACTCCAAGACGCTCAACGACAGCCGCTATCTCGTCGCGCCCGGCTACGGCAATCCGCGCGACTTCGCCGAGGACTGCCGCTCGGCCATCGACTATATGCTCGACGAGGCGGACGAGACCGGCGGCCGCATGCTCACCATCGGCATCCACGCCCGCTGGACGGGCCAGCCCAACCGGGCATCCGGCCTGCGCGAAGTGATCGAGCATGTCCGGCAAAGCGAGGGCGCCGCCTTCATGCGCCGCGAGGACATTGCCCGCTTCTGGCACGCGAACCATGCCCGCTTCGAACAGCGCGGCTGAGCGATGTTCGACACGCTGATCCGCGGCGGAACGGTGGTGAATGCCGAGGGCGTCAGCCGCGGCGACATCGGCATTGCCGCGGGCAAGGTCGAAGCAATCATCGCACCCGGCGAAGCCGCTGAAGCCGGCACGGTCGTCGACGCCTCTGGCAGCTTCATCCTGCCCGGCCTTGTCGACGCGCACGCGCATCTGCGCGACCCCGGCCTGACCCACAAGGAGGATTTTTCCTCCGGCACCCATGCGGCCGCACTGGGCGGCGTGACCACGGTGCTCGACATGCCGACCGACGAGCCTTGGACCGCGACGGCCGAGCAACTCGCCGACAAGATGGCGATGGCCGAAGGCCGCATCCATGTCGATGTCGGCCTGCAGGCCGTGCTCAGCCGCGACCTGTCGGCCGTCTCTCGCCTGCTCGAGCGCGCGCCGGTGTCGTTCGAATTGTTCACCGCCGACGTGCCGGACGCCTTCCTATTTGCCACGCTCGACAGCGTCGCCGAGGCGCTGAAAGCATTCGCCGGCGCCGATACGCTCATCGGCATCTCGCCCGGCGATCAATCGATCCTGACCGGCAGCTCCGAGCGCGATCGCTCCGGCACGACCGACGCCTTCCTGGACAGCCGGCCGCCGCTGGCGGAAGCCAATGGCATCGCCCGCGCGCTGGTCGCCGCGGCTTCTGCCGAAGCGAGGATCCACGTCAGGCAGATCAATTCCGAACTCGGCGTCGAGACCTGGAGCCGGCTGCGCGGCATTGCCGACGCCAGCATCGAGACCACGCCGCAGAACCTGTTCTTCACGGCTCAGGACTACGAAGCGCAAGGACCCAACCTGAAGGCCTCGCCGCCCTTGCGCTTCGCACACGACGTCGACGCGCTTCGCGCCGCGCTCAGCGCCGGGTTGATCGACATCGTCGCCACCGATCACGCCCCGCACGCGCCGGCCGAAAAGGCGGCGGCTTATGCTGCCTTCGCCGACATCCCGGGCGGCATGCCCGGATTGCAGACGCTGCTTCCCACCATGCTGAGGCTGGTCGACGATAGGGTCGTCGTCTTGCCAGACCTGGTGCGCATGTGCTCCCGCAACCCGGCCGAACGCTTCGGCCTAGGCCGGCGCAAGGGATGCATCGCCGCCGGATACGATGCCGATCTGCTGATCATCGATCCCCGCCGATCCAGCACCATCGCCAATGCGGATCAGGTGTCGCTGGCCGGCTACACGCCTTTCGACGGCTGGACCGTGAAGGCGGTGCTGACCAACGTCTTTCTGCGCGGCATCGAGATCGTGCGCGACGGGCAATTGGTCAGCGCGGCGCAAGGCAAGATCGTCACCCGGGAGAGCTGAACCATGGCCCTGCTCGCCAACAAGACCGCCATCGTCACCGGAGCGAGCTCCGGCATCGGCCGCGCGATCGCGCTGAAATTCGCCGCCGAAGGCGCCGACGTCGTCATTGCCGACACGGTCGAGCAACCGATCGAAGGTGGCCGGAATACAGTCGAGTTGATCCGCTCCGCCGGCGGCAATGCCGTTTATATGTCAGCCGACATCTCGGATTGGAACGCCGTGGACGCGTTTGTCGGCGCAACCATCGATCGCTTCGGTCGGCTGGACGTGATGGTGAACAATGCCGCGATCTACACCAGCACCAACCTGATCGAGACGACGCCGGAACAATGGAACCGCGTCATTGGTGTCAATTTGACCGGCTTCTTCTACTGCAACAAACGCGCCGTCACGCAGATGCTCACCCAGGCGCCGGTCAACGAGGTGCGCGGCCGCATCATCAACATCTCCTCGCAGCACGGCATGGTCGCATGCCCCGGCGATTTTCCCTACTCCGTCAGCAAAGGCGCCATCGTGCAGATGACGCGCCAGATCGCGGTAGACCATGCCGACGACCTGATCGTCTGCAATGCCATCGCGCCGGGCAAGATCATCACCGGCAAACCGGGCGTCGCCAACGACCCTGACGCCCTCGACTATTCGCGCCGCCGCACGCCCTGGCCGCGGCTCGGGCACCCGAACGACGTCGCTGGCGCGGCGCTGTTTCTCGCCAGCGACATGGCAAGCTACGTCACCGGCATCAACCTTATGGTGGACGGCGGCTGGATGGCGGGCTGACAGCCCAGGCCCTGCATCCGAGGGCAGGAACCTTTGCGGAAACCGCTCGTTGACCCTGCTGCGAGGGGGCCAACGATATCTGGGACCCGTTGCCTTGGACGCAAAAACCGACAGAAAAGAGCGCAAAACCGCTCCCGCCGAGGAAGCGCGGGCTCAGCCCAGGTCCGACCAGCAGCAACGGCCGCCGGGCGACGAAAAGCGGGCGGACAACAGGCGCGACGACGAGCGAGCGCAAGACACGCCGCCGAATGGCAGTGCGTCGGACGGCAACAAACCCGGCCTCATCAGGCGCCATCCCTATATCGCGGCGGTCGTCGCCATCCTCATCCTGCTTGTCATCGCGGCGGTGGTCATCTGGTGGATCAACGCGCGGCAGTATGAATGGACCGATGACGCCTTCATAGACGCACGCACAGTGACGGTCGGCGCGGAAATTGCCGGACGCATCACCGATGTCGCCGTCACCGACAACCAACCGGTCGAGGCCGGCGCCGTGCTTATGCGCATCGACGACAGCGATTATCAGGCCTCGCTCAAACAGGCGCAGGCCGGCGTGGTGGCGGCGCAGGCCGAGATCGCGAACGTCCAGGCCCAGATCCAGGCGCAGAACGCCAAGATCGACGCCGCCGAAAAGCAGGTGGCGCAGGCGCAGGCGGCGCTCGAATTCGCCAGATCCGAGGACCAGCGCAATCGTGAGCTCCTGGCCAAGGGCACCGCGACCCAACAGCAGGCGCAGCAGGCCGCTTCGACCCTGCGCCAGGATCAGGCGGCGCTGGACACGGCCAACGCCAACGTCGAGGCCGCGAAAACTCAGGTGGCGGTTCTGCAGGCTCAAGGCAAGAGTGCGGAAGCCAAGCTTCGCCAGGCTGAGGCCGCCGAGAACCAGGCCAGGATCACCCTCACGCGCACGACCATCACGGCGCCGGTCGCCGGCCATGCCACCAACATCACGGCGGCAAAAGGCACCTATGCGCAGCCCGGCCAGGTGCTGATGATGTTCGTGCCCGACAACGTCTGGGTGAAAGCCAACTTCAAGGAGACACAGCTCGACCTGATGCGGCCGGGCCAGCCCGTCGACATCGCCATCGACGCCTATCCGGAAAGGACTTTCCATGGCCATGTCGACAGCGTCCAGGCGGGCAGCGGCACGGCGTTCAGCCTGCTGCCTGCCGAAAACGCCACGGGCAATTTCGTCAAGGTGGTGCAGCGCGTGCCGGTGAAGATCGTGTTCGACCAGCCGCCCGGCGTCTATCTCGGTCCCGGCATGTCGGTGGTTCCGACGGTCAAGGTACGAT
It contains:
- a CDS encoding HlyD family secretion protein; the protein is MDAKTDRKERKTAPAEEARAQPRSDQQQRPPGDEKRADNRRDDERAQDTPPNGSASDGNKPGLIRRHPYIAAVVAILILLVIAAVVIWWINARQYEWTDDAFIDARTVTVGAEIAGRITDVAVTDNQPVEAGAVLMRIDDSDYQASLKQAQAGVVAAQAEIANVQAQIQAQNAKIDAAEKQVAQAQAALEFARSEDQRNRELLAKGTATQQQAQQAASTLRQDQAALDTANANVEAAKTQVAVLQAQGKSAEAKLRQAEAAENQARITLTRTTITAPVAGHATNITAAKGTYAQPGQVLMMFVPDNVWVKANFKETQLDLMRPGQPVDIAIDAYPERTFHGHVDSVQAGSGTAFSLLPAENATGNFVKVVQRVPVKIVFDQPPGVYLGPGMSVVPTVKVR
- a CDS encoding dihydroorotase, yielding MFDTLIRGGTVVNAEGVSRGDIGIAAGKVEAIIAPGEAAEAGTVVDASGSFILPGLVDAHAHLRDPGLTHKEDFSSGTHAAALGGVTTVLDMPTDEPWTATAEQLADKMAMAEGRIHVDVGLQAVLSRDLSAVSRLLERAPVSFELFTADVPDAFLFATLDSVAEALKAFAGADTLIGISPGDQSILTGSSERDRSGTTDAFLDSRPPLAEANGIARALVAAASAEARIHVRQINSELGVETWSRLRGIADASIETTPQNLFFTAQDYEAQGPNLKASPPLRFAHDVDALRAALSAGLIDIVATDHAPHAPAEKAAAYAAFADIPGGMPGLQTLLPTMLRLVDDRVVVLPDLVRMCSRNPAERFGLGRRKGCIAAGYDADLLIIDPRRSSTIANADQVSLAGYTPFDGWTVKAVLTNVFLRGIEIVRDGQLVSAAQGKIVTRES
- a CDS encoding SDR family NAD(P)-dependent oxidoreductase: MALLANKTAIVTGASSGIGRAIALKFAAEGADVVIADTVEQPIEGGRNTVELIRSAGGNAVYMSADISDWNAVDAFVGATIDRFGRLDVMVNNAAIYTSTNLIETTPEQWNRVIGVNLTGFFYCNKRAVTQMLTQAPVNEVRGRIINISSQHGMVACPGDFPYSVSKGAIVQMTRQIAVDHADDLIVCNAIAPGKIITGKPGVANDPDALDYSRRRTPWPRLGHPNDVAGAALFLASDMASYVTGINLMVDGGWMAG
- a CDS encoding NAD-dependent epimerase/dehydratase family protein; the encoded protein is MTLLVTGGTGFVMSVVARAWLDRDPLARAVILDRSGLDAAAEKHFAPVRDRLTVISADILDPKAWSDVLDEQGITAIVHGATITPISRGSASEAKRQPEAEDPSRIVDVNLMGTVRMLDWARTRPGIKRFIYVSSGSVYRHNGPDWSGEPLPEDGYVAPLTLYGISKFASEMVTNRYADLFGLSAVSVRLASVYGPMDRATESRNFRHVPNRVAHMALAGETIRPNSLEPVGDYVASTDVAAAILALIDARHLNYRHYNIGSGSSQTIGDIIGWAAERVPGLKAEVTPGEDANIVQDVALKGGMWGAYDIARIMRDTAWRPRPGKEAFHAYMDWIAANES
- a CDS encoding polysaccharide deacetylase family protein, with protein sequence MPIDPQQLSQPRDFVGYGPNPPFVAWPGGVKLAINLVLNYEEGSEYNWLEDGRNDNWGEYNLTGSMPVRDLGTETHYEYGSRAGVWRLARLFDRYDIPVTFSACAVALERNPPLVEWMKARRHDLMGHGLRWIDYTTMERAEEERHLHEAIALYEKLLGKRPLGWNCRSLPSVNTRDLLVEEGGFLYHSDPCNDDLPYFLDHRGTEILVVPYSKTLNDSRYLVAPGYGNPRDFAEDCRSAIDYMLDEADETGGRMLTIGIHARWTGQPNRASGLREVIEHVRQSEGAAFMRREDIARFWHANHARFEQRG
- a CDS encoding SDR family NAD(P)-dependent oxidoreductase, producing MTDQAKNRLQDSVILIAGAASGIGAAIARRCVAEGAKVVCADYDLEPVTKLAEALGPSAAACQCDVTKIDFARSAVEFAEQKFGRLHGLVHNAAAPSTSATVVDLDESAWRHEIDVGLTGAFLMSKFAVPLIAASGGGSVVFIGSQFGRVATSRAVAYCAAKAGLIHLAKAMAVDHAPDKIRVNSLSPGAVATTRLLRRFADYEAANAGLGPAHLLGRIAEPDEIAAAAAFLLSSDASFVTGSDMLVDGGYATR
- a CDS encoding MFS transporter encodes the protein MLPIMVGVCLACIGSAMLTTAVSLHLGKPGISPQVVQIVLTAYPVGFLVGCLVTRPAVAQYGHERTFVVILVLALLAACGFVFTDFLPSWICFRLLGGLAMASLFVVCESWINLYAEQHNRGALFSIYMLTTAIAVLLGQVLVGMVGPQSPHLFPVAAATVLLALISKFVGGRWPALPATPGEAEHAAAARPVRRLGPLALFRLAPVTVVAIFQGGITNMNIFVLTPIYGTQIGLPAATTVGLVTTISIAGMLAQTPVGWLSDRFERRIILLVQGILSVALCAAIAWVGNSSVPLLFVLFFIYGCTALTVYPVAMAFGASQLHSRHMVGASGTLLLLYSIGNVATPGISAGLMEHMGAPAMFLLLGGGAVLVTLAACYNLLRRPVTVATLQAIEERV